TAGATATAGATgtgatatagatatagatatagaaatagatacagatatagatatagattaaatatttttaagtttgaattaaatatatttcctacaaaagCTAACGTACAATATTTATCAAAAGTTTTTTATGTCATTTTTGTGGCAGTGTTGTTAGTGTAGCAAAACAGCAAGCCCTATTTCGATATAGTGGCAGTTTCCATTGCTGTCAAATAGTTGTTATTGAACACTGAACAGAGGCATACACAGAAACCTACCAGTGTGTGTCGGAGATACACATATTCCAGGAAAAACTTTGCTGATTTTTCAACTCTAAACAAGAAGGTATGTATAGGAATAGATATAGATGTGATATAGATAAAGATATAGAtaaagatatagatatagatatagatatagatatagatacagatatagatatagattaaatatttttaagtttgaattaaatatatttcctacaaaagCTAACTTATAATATTTATCAAAAGTTTTTTATGTCAGTTTTGTGGCAGTGTTGTTAGTGTAGCAAAACAGCAAGCCCTATTTCGATATAGTGGCAGTTTCCATTGCTGTCAAATAGTTGTCATTGAACACTGAACAGAGGCATACACAGAAACCTACCAGTGTGTGTCGGAGATACACATATTCCAGGAAAAACTTTGCTGATTTTTCAACTCTAAACAAGAAGGTATGTATAGGAATAGATATAGATgtgatatagatatagatatagatatagaaatagatacagatatagatatagattaaatatttttaagtttgaattaaatatatttcctacaaaagCTAACGTACAATATTTATCAAAAGTTTTTTATGTCATTTTTGTGGCAGTGTTGTTAGTGTAGCAAAACAGCAAGCCCTATTTCGATATAGTGGCAGTTTCCATTGCTGTCAAATAGTTGTTATTGAACACTGAACAGAGGCATACACAGAAACCTACCAGTGTGTGTCGGAGATACACATATTCCAGGAAAAACTTTGCTGATTTTTCAACTCTAAACAAGAAGGTATGTATAGGAATAGATATAGATGTGATATAGATAAAGATATAGAtaaagatatagatatagatatagatatagatatagatatagatatagatatagatatagatatagatatagatacagatatagatatagattaaatatttttaagtttgaattaaatatatttcctacaaaagCTAACTTATAATATTTATCAAAAGTTTTTTATGTCAGTTTTGTGGCAGTGTTGTTAGTGTAGCAAAACAGCAAGCCCTATTTCGATATAGTGGCAGTTTCCATTGCTGTCAAATAGTTGTCATTGAACACTGAACAGAGGCATACACAGAAACCTACCAGTGTGTGTCGGAGATACACATATTCCAGGAAAAACTTTGCTGATTTTTCAACTCTAAACAAGAAGGTATGTATAGGAATAGATATAGATgtgatatagatatagatactgatatagatatagattaaatatttgtatgtttgagttaaatatttttcctaCAAAAGCTAAcgtataatatttatttaaagttttttatgTCGGTTGTGTGGCAGTGTTGTTAGTGTAGCAAAACAGCAAGCCCTATTTCGATATAGTGGCAGTTTCCATTGCTGTCAAATAGTTGTCATTGAACACTGAACAGAGGCATACACAGAAACCTACCAGTGTGTGTCGGAGATACACATATTCCAGGAAAAACTTTGCTGATTTTTCAACTCTAAACAAGAAGGTATGTATAGGAATAGATATAGATgtgatatagatatagatatagatactgatatagatatagattaaatatttgtatgtttgagttaaatatttttcctaCAAAAGCTAAcgtataatatttatttaaagttttttatgTCAGTTTTGTGGCAGTGTTGTTAGTGTAGCAAAACAGCAAGCCCTATTTCGATATAGTGGCAGTTTCCATTGCTGTCAAATAGTTGTCATTGAACACTGAACAGAGGCATACACAGAAACCTACCAGTGTGTGTCGGAGATACACATATTCCAGGAAAAACTTTGCTGATTTTTCAACTCTAAACAAGAAggtatatatagatatagatatagatatagctGTAGTAAATCCTTTATATAGTAACATATCGAGTGCTAATTATCGTAttcttgcttttgcttttgcagaCACGCAAAATGAACTTTTCACACCAGCGTGGCCCGATGTACAAGCCGCTTTTCGAAATAATCCCCAACATCCCAGAACGGGTGGACGTCGATGCGGAGCAGCTTGGTCTGGGCTACCTGAATATACTACCATATTTCGGCAAGATGATTGAGCTCGGCCTGTGCGCCAAGAGCGGTGTCAAGGGGAAACTGTGCGGAAAGCTGGAAATGCTGACCCCCGAGGGGGAAATCGTGCTGACCCAATGCAGCGAGATTCTCATCTTCGGTGCACTGACTGGGAAGAAGCTTCTCTTGGGCATCGTCAAGGTTCCACGCACGCACGTTCTCTCCGTCTTCTGGGAAGCCGCTTCCGATAAAGAGCCCTCGGCGGAGAACTCGCGCTCACGCTCTCACTCGCAGCCATA
The sequence above is a segment of the Drosophila pseudoobscura strain MV-25-SWS-2005 chromosome X, UCI_Dpse_MV25, whole genome shotgun sequence genome. Coding sequences within it:
- the LOC26534385 gene encoding uncharacterized protein; the encoded protein is MNFSHQRGPMYKPLFEIIPNIPERVDVDAEQLGLGYLNILPYFGKMIELGLCAKSGVKGKLCGKLEMLTPEGEIVLTQCSEILIFGALTGKKLLLGIVKVPRTHVLSVFWEAASDKEPSAENSRSRSHSQP